Proteins encoded within one genomic window of Granulicella pectinivorans:
- the typA gene encoding translational GTPase TypA, producing the protein MSNSPIFNIAIIAHVDHGKTTLVDAMLRQSGTFRTNESVADRVMDSNDLEKERGITILAKNTAIHYKNSKINIVDTPGHADFGGEVERALKMVDGVVLLVDASEGPLPQTRYVLSKALEAGLTPILVINKIDRPDARPQEVINEVYDLFIDLDASEDVLEFPIIYTNGKAGTATMDLAQPGTDLQPLFELIIATIPVSTGDPEGPLQILVTNLDYSDYLGRLAIGRVFNGTLKTGQEVAVSKINGSLETVKITKLFSFDGLKRTDITETVTGDIVAIAGVPGITIGESFTSVENPKPLPLIKIDEPTIAINFSVNNSPFAGREGKYVTSRNIKERLDRELLTNVSIRVEDTGSPETFKVLGRGELQLSVLIEMMRREGFELMVSRPQIVTKRIDGELMEPSEILTIDIPESFVGTVIERLGPRKGEMVKMGNHGSGRVRMEFKVPSRGLIGLRNEMLTETRGTIVMNSISGDYIPYQGEIPQRQSGALISDRQGTTTMYALDMIQERGVLFLPDGAEVYEGMLVGEHSRDNDLDVNAVREKKLTNMRASGSDDAVRLVPYKVLTLEQSIEFIAEDELVEVTPKSIRMRKKILQANRRPKKGQGGPQE; encoded by the coding sequence GTGAGCAATAGCCCTATCTTCAACATCGCCATCATCGCCCACGTCGATCACGGTAAGACCACGCTTGTCGACGCCATGCTCCGCCAGTCCGGCACGTTCCGCACCAACGAATCCGTCGCCGACCGCGTCATGGATTCCAACGATCTCGAAAAAGAGCGTGGTATTACCATTCTCGCGAAGAACACCGCGATCCACTACAAGAATTCGAAGATCAACATCGTCGACACCCCAGGCCACGCCGACTTCGGCGGAGAAGTAGAGCGCGCCTTGAAGATGGTCGACGGCGTCGTCCTCCTCGTCGATGCGTCGGAAGGCCCCCTGCCGCAGACGCGTTACGTGCTCTCGAAGGCCCTTGAAGCAGGCCTCACGCCGATTCTCGTCATCAATAAGATCGATCGTCCGGACGCGCGTCCCCAGGAAGTCATCAACGAGGTTTATGACCTCTTCATCGACCTCGACGCCAGCGAAGACGTTCTCGAGTTCCCCATCATCTACACCAACGGCAAGGCCGGTACGGCCACGATGGACCTCGCGCAGCCGGGCACGGATCTCCAGCCCCTCTTCGAGCTCATCATCGCGACGATCCCCGTCTCAACGGGCGATCCTGAAGGTCCGCTTCAGATCCTGGTGACCAACCTCGACTACTCCGACTACCTCGGACGCCTCGCTATCGGTCGCGTCTTCAACGGCACGCTCAAGACCGGCCAGGAAGTTGCCGTCTCGAAGATCAACGGCTCGCTCGAAACCGTCAAGATCACCAAGCTCTTCTCCTTCGACGGCTTGAAGCGGACTGACATCACGGAGACGGTCACCGGCGATATCGTGGCCATCGCCGGCGTCCCGGGAATCACCATCGGCGAGAGCTTCACGTCGGTCGAGAACCCCAAGCCGCTGCCGCTCATCAAGATCGACGAGCCCACCATCGCCATCAACTTCTCGGTGAACAACTCGCCCTTCGCCGGCCGCGAAGGCAAGTACGTCACCAGCCGCAATATCAAGGAGAGGTTGGACCGCGAGCTGCTGACCAACGTTTCGATCCGCGTTGAAGATACCGGATCACCGGAGACCTTCAAGGTCCTGGGCCGTGGTGAACTCCAGCTTTCCGTGCTCATCGAAATGATGCGCCGCGAAGGCTTCGAGCTCATGGTCTCGCGTCCGCAGATCGTCACCAAGCGCATCGACGGCGAGTTGATGGAGCCCTCCGAGATCCTCACGATCGATATTCCCGAGAGCTTTGTGGGTACGGTCATCGAGCGCCTTGGACCGAGAAAAGGCGAGATGGTCAAGATGGGGAACCACGGTTCAGGCCGTGTCCGCATGGAGTTCAAGGTTCCGTCGCGCGGACTGATCGGTCTGCGCAACGAAATGCTCACCGAGACCCGCGGAACCATCGTGATGAACTCGATCTCCGGCGACTATATCCCCTACCAGGGCGAGATTCCGCAGCGCCAGTCCGGCGCTTTGATCTCCGACCGTCAGGGGACGACGACGATGTACGCACTGGACATGATCCAGGAGCGCGGCGTCCTCTTCCTTCCCGATGGAGCCGAGGTCTACGAGGGCATGCTCGTCGGCGAACACTCCCGCGACAACGATCTCGACGTCAATGCGGTTCGCGAGAAGAAGCTCACGAACATGCGTGCTTCGGGTTCCGATGACGCTGTTCGCCTGGTTCCGTACAAGGTGCTGACGCTCGAGCAGTCGATCGAGTTCATCGCCGAGGACGAGCTGGTCGAGGTGACGCCGAAGTCGATCCGTATGCGCAAGAAGATCCTTCAGGCCAACCGCCGCCCCAAAAAGGGCCAGGGCGGACCGCAGGAATAG
- a CDS encoding glycosyltransferase family 39 protein: MRFEKKRGSSAPVVLPIVCVVVLIHLLTAGRYGIFRDELYYIACARHLGAGYVDHPPLIAWITWLVLHTLGSSLLALRLLPALASGLLVWMTARIAQDWGGGRYAQFLAALSIAPVPIYLILQHWLTMNAFEPLCWTGIFWAASRLMLRQQPRYLIWIGVLAGIGLENKYSIVFPLLGLLCGILLNPERKWLRSPYLAIAVAFAMMLFLPNLLWLVHHGFPFLEFESHSRLSDARILRGPVSFLLDQARIMNPVLAPLWILGLGWFFTKEGKAIRPIGTAALFVMLLLLGLQAKNYYVSPVYPILFASGAVLLERLSARRLWLRAVYPICLVVSGCVLAPLVMPILSPPRFLAYHHLWHDFTPVVFENEPERPLPQYFSDEFGWEAMTQITAQIFHQLPPREQAHTAIFANNYGQAAAIDFFGPRYGLPASISNAQTYWLWGPRQYDGQSVIVLGSDGRGDREHFRSVEAAGVVNSVYSRDNERYTIFVCRGIYPPLGVLWTRIKAW, encoded by the coding sequence GTGCGTTTCGAGAAAAAACGAGGCTCAAGTGCGCCTGTCGTTCTGCCCATCGTCTGTGTCGTCGTACTCATTCATCTGCTGACGGCCGGTCGCTATGGGATCTTTCGCGACGAGCTGTATTACATCGCCTGCGCACGGCACCTCGGAGCAGGGTATGTCGATCATCCTCCGTTGATTGCGTGGATCACCTGGCTCGTTCTGCATACCCTTGGTTCATCCCTGCTGGCCCTGAGACTTTTACCGGCGCTGGCAAGCGGCCTTCTCGTATGGATGACGGCACGGATCGCGCAGGATTGGGGTGGCGGGCGCTATGCCCAGTTCCTCGCGGCCCTGTCCATTGCTCCGGTTCCGATCTACCTCATCCTCCAACACTGGCTGACGATGAACGCCTTTGAGCCCTTGTGCTGGACCGGTATCTTCTGGGCCGCGTCACGCCTCATGCTTCGCCAGCAGCCGCGCTACCTGATCTGGATCGGAGTGCTGGCGGGCATCGGCCTCGAAAACAAATATTCCATCGTCTTTCCTCTGCTTGGTCTGCTCTGCGGGATCCTGCTCAACCCAGAGAGGAAGTGGCTTCGATCGCCGTATCTTGCGATCGCGGTTGCGTTCGCCATGATGCTGTTCCTTCCGAACCTGCTATGGCTCGTCCATCACGGATTCCCGTTCCTGGAGTTCGAGAGCCATTCCAGGCTGAGCGACGCTCGCATCCTTCGCGGACCTGTGTCCTTCCTGCTGGATCAGGCACGCATCATGAATCCTGTTTTGGCTCCGCTCTGGATACTTGGCCTCGGTTGGTTCTTCACGAAGGAGGGTAAGGCCATCCGTCCCATCGGCACGGCGGCGCTGTTCGTCATGCTGCTGCTCCTTGGTCTCCAGGCGAAGAACTATTACGTTTCGCCGGTCTACCCGATCCTCTTCGCAAGCGGAGCGGTCCTTCTGGAGCGATTGTCTGCACGCCGCCTTTGGCTTCGAGCAGTCTACCCAATTTGCCTCGTCGTGTCTGGATGCGTGCTCGCGCCTCTGGTGATGCCAATCTTGTCTCCGCCGCGATTTCTTGCTTACCACCACCTCTGGCACGATTTCACGCCGGTGGTCTTTGAAAACGAGCCCGAGCGGCCCCTGCCGCAGTATTTCTCCGACGAGTTTGGCTGGGAAGCGATGACTCAGATAACGGCGCAGATCTTTCACCAGCTTCCGCCCCGAGAGCAGGCGCATACCGCCATCTTCGCCAACAACTATGGTCAGGCGGCAGCGATCGACTTCTTTGGTCCTCGTTACGGCCTGCCCGCCTCGATCAGTAACGCACAAACGTACTGGCTCTGGGGGCCTCGTCAGTACGACGGACAGAGTGTGATCGTTCTTGGCAGCGATGGCCGTGGAGACCGCGAGCACTTTCGCTCGGTCGAGGCTGCCGGAGTGGTGAACTCTGTGTATTCCCGCGATAATGAGCGCTACACCATCTTCGTGTGCAGAGGAATCTACCCTCCGCTTGGAGTGCTGTGGACACGCATCAAGGCTTGGTAG
- a CDS encoding cobalamin-independent methionine synthase II family protein → MAIPTEPIGSIPRPVSLLHAIAGFQTGQISEAALQGAYAEALRDTIELFEQSGSPVISDGEQTKPSFATYPLAGLDNLAPDGLTIPFADGHVRQLPRLTAAPFRYGVHAASYLQAARAYTKSAMKQAVISASAMSLLYPADGIPGYPREAFLTDLIQEAVADIRGALDAGAVCVQIDFTEARLSLKLDPSGNLLRSFIALNNRVLENFSSEERSRIGVHVCPGGDHDSTHSADVDYAELLPDLFQMNVGRFYLQMASERDRKRVLSAVSRVIGSNHLVFIGVIDPIQQEIETPAQVRDRVLEAASFIPIAQLGTTDDCGFAPFSDDISTARDIAFSKIQARVQGTAWAARDLGV, encoded by the coding sequence ATGGCGATTCCCACCGAACCGATCGGCAGCATTCCGCGTCCTGTTTCGCTCCTTCATGCCATAGCCGGCTTTCAAACGGGTCAGATCAGTGAGGCCGCGCTTCAGGGCGCATACGCCGAAGCGTTGCGCGATACGATTGAGCTGTTCGAGCAGAGCGGATCCCCGGTCATCTCCGATGGCGAACAGACCAAACCCAGCTTCGCGACCTATCCTCTCGCGGGACTCGACAATCTCGCTCCTGACGGGCTGACGATCCCCTTCGCGGACGGACATGTTCGTCAGTTGCCACGTCTTACGGCGGCGCCCTTTCGATACGGTGTACACGCAGCCAGCTATCTACAGGCTGCCCGCGCATACACCAAGTCTGCGATGAAACAAGCGGTCATCTCCGCATCTGCCATGAGCTTGCTGTACCCTGCCGATGGAATACCGGGATATCCTCGCGAAGCTTTTCTGACGGACCTCATCCAGGAAGCTGTAGCGGACATACGGGGAGCCCTCGACGCTGGAGCGGTCTGCGTGCAGATCGACTTCACGGAGGCGAGGTTGTCACTCAAGCTCGATCCCTCAGGGAACCTGCTTCGAAGCTTCATTGCGCTCAACAACAGGGTTCTGGAAAACTTCAGCTCCGAAGAACGGTCGCGCATTGGGGTTCATGTCTGTCCGGGAGGCGATCATGATTCCACGCACAGTGCGGACGTCGACTATGCGGAACTTCTGCCGGACCTCTTTCAGATGAATGTTGGCCGCTTCTACCTGCAAATGGCGAGCGAAAGGGACAGGAAGCGCGTTCTGTCGGCGGTCAGCCGGGTCATCGGTTCGAACCATCTCGTGTTTATCGGGGTGATCGACCCTATCCAACAGGAGATTGAAACACCGGCCCAGGTTCGTGACCGCGTGCTGGAGGCGGCTTCCTTCATTCCGATCGCGCAACTCGGGACCACCGACGACTGCGGATTTGCTCCTTTTTCCG